A segment of the Malaclemys terrapin pileata isolate rMalTer1 chromosome 1, rMalTer1.hap1, whole genome shotgun sequence genome:
CATAAGGCCTGGTGCTGAATGCCAGGAACTCCCCTGACCTCAATTAGGAGTTGAGGACATGAGGCTCCTAGCAGGACTGGTCCCAAAAAGATTAAATTAAGGTGCAGCTTTTTAATAAAACCCGTGGTTCATGGCATCTCTCTTCAAATAATTGACTGTGAAGCAAATTGCTCTTTCGTGTCCATTGAGCCAAAAGTGAAGGGGAAGAGGTGAAGGGAGAAGAGTGTtatgtgttttctttttaaattctttttggaATTGAATGTTTCTGTTTGCCTTCTGTACACAAAGCTGTTCAAGCTCAAATCCAGACATGAGATGAGTGCAAGCGGGGCTGGCGGCTCAGGACACTTAGTAGAGAGACTCCAACTCACCATCGCCCTTAAAAACCTTCATTGTCATACATGGGGAAAACATGTCTCTCTCCAAGGGTAATGCTCAACATTTTTCAGCAGCAATGTAATTGTTTCTCAAGCTGGCAGAAAGATGGAGCTGAATTAAAAAGTCCTAATGGCAGGGAAATTTTTATGGCAAAAGGCTGGTCTGCACTGTTTGCAGATATTACTAAAAGAGAAACTTTCCGTGTTCTCCCCTAAGGTTAAACAGTAAAATGAAAAACTGTAAAGTAAGGGTAGGAAAGTTGCCAAGgagcaaggggaaaaaagcaaactcTCCATTTTATGATGCAGAGCTTTAAGTAGAGCTCAAAGCTTTCAGTCTGCTGAGGCCTAAATATGAGACACAGATCTGAAACAGGGATACCAAAGTAAAAGCAGAGTAGGAAATTTTAATAGATGTGAGGTTCATTCCTTTggcataaataacactttctgTAACCTCAGTTTCACAAATCTCTGTGATAAGTAATTTACCATAATTACTACTGACAGAGTTGTCCAGAGTCTAGAGCAGGGTATTGGGAGTCAtgagacctgagttctagtctTTGCCCTGCTGGTGAATCACTGTGTGAGTCATGGGCAAGttgcttaacttctgtacctcagtttccccagctgtaaaatgggaataacacttacctttgtaaagtgctttgtggttgcacaacattttgaaatgtcctaaaaattgttattaatttatatattataaaattcCAGATTTGTGTGAGGCAGAGGTAAAATGTAACAATtccaataaataaacaaaatatatggCGTGTCTCCCTGGTAAGGATAAAGCATGATTACCTTAAATTGTGATCATGTGTAGTACCAGAGATGTCCAAGAGAGGGACCCCTTCATTTCCATTACCAGACCCTCTAGAATTTGGCCATGCTGAGCGGGTTcgcctctttttcttttcttgttcctTGCGTTTTCCAGGCTTTGGTTTCTTCTTCTTTCCCGATGTCTTCAGGGGCTGCTCTTTGTATGTCTGAGCTTTGTTTGTCTCCTGAGTTAGGTATTTACCCTCATCTTCACTGCCACATCGGACAGGGTAGTTCTTTGTGTTAGTCGGAGGCTTAGGGTTTGGAGAAACTTCTGAAGTAGCCCGGATCTCTGCTGTGTTAACACCTTCAATGAGATTTTGAAGGAAGATCCTCCTTCGTAGATCTTGGATAGACTTCCCTTTGTCATGCAGTAGCTGATGCTCTGATACAGCTCTTTTGCTAAAAGAAAAAGAGCAGGGagaaaaaagatattttataaTTTCATTATCAGCCAAAACTTGGCAAAACTCATCTCTCCTCTGGCAGCTGTAGCCACTGTGAGCAGTGAACCAACTTTCCAGCTCTTAGTGTACCTTGCTAATTCAATGCTGGAGCAATTTCTTGTCAGAGTAGCTGTTccctgcagagagagaaaggacCTAAGCCAGTAATAATTCTCTGTGGACCCATCACACACCACTGGACCTGTGGGTGGATTTGTCAATGCTGTGTTCTAGGAAAGCATTTCTTAATGGTACAAGGCATTCTATCTAGGCACTAAAACAAGGAAGGCAGTTGCCAAAGTTAGGAAAAGAAGGGAACCAGATAATGGAGCACTGCAATCACATAAAAAAGGGAATAATAAACACCCGCAGTGAAACCTGAACCTCTTTTTATGCAGCATTATTTTAATAACTTTCTTCTGCTCCatcatatactttaaaaaaatacacttaTTGAAACTTAAAAGTAAGGTGTGTAACTGCTGGTATTTTCTTTATGGCAAAgttttcaaacttgagtgcctaAAATTTAGgaatccaagtttgaaaattttgacctgaATTTCTGGTGTTCTATATTTTCTCTTGTGCATTGTGCCAGTCCATTTCTGTGGTTCCCCTCACCCTTTTCTTTGCATGTCTGTTTCTTATGATTCCTCCCTGACATTCTTCTAAAGCTCCTATATTTGTCCCTTTTTATTGTTCATTGTGGCTGACATTTTGGTTCATTGGAACTCTTAACCTATATCTGTTTTTGAGGAGTTGGGAGATGACTTAACTGGAAGCCCTGCCAATGTTTCATACTTGGCTAACAAGGTATGGTCATCAGAAACCTTTGAGAATGGATGGTCCAAGAGCTGTCTGGCCAATGAATAACCatgaaaaaatacatattttttcctTAATGCAGGGTGGATGCCCCCCTGCACTGTGAACCACAAAAGCATATGAGGTGGGCTTATAGTTATGTTCCCATGACTGCTAAAACCCATAGTCCTTCCAGCTTGCTTTACCTCAGTGTGCTGAGACGGGCTATGCATCCTCTTTTATTGTATCAGGGTGCTACCTGTGATTGGACCCACTCTAACCAAAGAAAATGAATTAATTGCCTTGCCTTGCCTGTTGTACAGTAATTTCGTCTGTAGCTGATGCAGTTTCTGAATATGGATGAGCAGGGAGAAGACCGATAACTGACTCAGAGAATATTCACCCCAACTATCCTACTACTGTGGAGTTTCAAAATGTGGTGCGGTATAACTATACACCAAATGATTGAGCGAGGTCTGTAATTTGTTATCTTCAGTCCCTTCTGAGCTGGCTGTCATATGTTGTGGCCTTCCAATGTAGTCAATACTAGAGCTGTTTGGAAGTTAGCAGCTTCACATAGTATAAGTTTGAGATCATCCCCTTTGCTTTTTATCCATGTAGATCATCACACCCTGAGTTTTTGGTTCAAATGATCCCAAATCTCAAAGTGAAATTCAATTCAAAATGCCAACTTTTCCTGGCTCCACAACAACATTATGAATTGATCATTATTTTGCTGCAAAGCTATATATTGGGTATATTTGCTCAACACGGGTCCTAGATTTGCTCAAAAGAGTCGAGTAAGTCTTTTGCTAAACATTCTGAGTTTCAAGAAACCTGTAGCCAGGTGAGTTTCAGGGGACTTGTGATTTTTGTGCAAGTAGATCATACTTTTCCATTGAACACTTCTAAGCAAAAATAACATGGCCTGATACTGAGTTGGTGTAAAAGGACACAGCTTCATTCACTTCTGTGGAGCTGCAATCATTTACACTggctcaggatctggcctatCAGAAAAAATATGTAATCAGTAATCATCCATTCTGCAAAACTCTTCCTGTGATGCTACTCCAATCCTTCTAATGGCCTATATCAGGTACATACCCACAGTCACTCTGATGCTCTGTCTTGTACACCTCACTTCATAGCCATAACCAGCAAAGGTTGGCTACTAATTACCTCCTTGCTTAGATCAATCTGACTTGCAAATGTCAAATGTTAAAACCAGCATCGTGCACTCATCTGACTGTGGCAAACTTCTGTCATGTTTCTCAATCTGTCCACTGTGACTCACATTACTTTACTTTACTAACTAAAGAACTGTATTTTCCCAGGATGttttcatgggaaatgtagttatCATTCCACCCTCCTCATTTATAAAAAGCATACAAAATCTTAGTGCTTTACTGAGTTTAAAATAGTATGCCTCATATGAAAAGCTTTCCTACTGCCTCTTAGAAAATACCAGGGATAATTGCTTTTATCACAGAACACAAAGCTGCCTTAATCCTCTACTGTATATTTAGTCAATTTACTTACTGTTACAAAATCTTGAATCTTAAAATCTTGTTATTAAGAACTCTTGATTGAAAAGTAATTCCATTTTACATAAATAATCTAAACCTAGAGTACACACAATACAACCAAACAGCATTACAAGACCCACTTCTTATTTGAGTGTAGATTTCCATTATAATCCATGAATTGACATGCGGATGGATGCAGTGCCAGGAAGGGGTGGGtttcaatttaaatgtctgtctgataTTTAGCAtgcaaatctggccccaaacAACATTCTGCTGTTCCACGCGACTGTATAATATTACACAGAGTTATATTTCACATGACTTTTATTACCCAGCCAGACTTGAAGATTACATTTTGTCTCCCAGTTTCCTTTGGGAAATTTCTGTTTCACAATATACAAAGTGAAAAATATGTAGtaaatctcctccccccccccattaccaaCCCCAACCTAGCTGCTCAAGTAACTCCTTTGTTTTAAACCCAAGGAAAACAACTTGCTGAAGAAGGTTCATGTACGAAAGTCCTTTAGAGAAGTGTCCCATAACACAGGTACAGGTATCAACAATGTGATGAAAAGTCCccatctttcccctcccccctcctcatcATTCACAGTAAGGAAAGTGGTGGAGTCTTGAATGTGTGTATTCAGTTACTGGTATTAGTTGTATATGACAAATAACTTATTTACAAGAAAAAATTTGTAGTACTAGCAAGCAACACAGTTAGGAAATATTAGGATGTTAGGGATAGGATGACCcactagaggtcccttccatccttcTATGAAATATGCTTCTCACTGAAAGGAAAACAGTCTGACCCCAAACCAAATGCAGTAAATGTTAAGCTAACATGTGGGTAAGCACTTTTGAGAGAAAGATGTAGATCATGGTTTCTGTTTGCCCAAAGTGCCCAGACGAATTATTGTATACAAGAACGTTCTATATACCTATGTAGCTAACTAATCTTATGTCTCATTATGGAAAAAAGTACTTAGGCTTAAATACTACAAATCCAGGACTTGTGAACATTCTGATTTCCAAAATGTTACTTTTGGGTcactattctccccccccccccccaattcattCTTCTTAggaagttttttttaatcttgtgttAGTAGCAAAGAGTCAACTTTCTGTCTcaagttttttaaattaaatcattcaTTATTGAATCATTATCGTACTGCAATgttcatttggggcctgattccaaGCTCATctaaatcagtggaaagatttcAATTGGCTCTGGATCTAGCCCTTAAGGAGGTATCCTGCCAAgggctgagtgccctcagctctcGTTGACTCCACTGGGAGTTGAGGTGCTCAGCCCATCTCAGAAGTGAGCGCACCGTTTATGCTaagggaaaaatatttgaaactagggtgaccagatgtcccgatttttatagggacaatcctgatatttggggctttttcttatataggctcctattacccccgcatgccctggcctgatttttcacacttgctgtctggtcaccctatttgaaaCAGACTTGGAGATGTGGTGATGCAATGTCTAGGCATGCTGATAAAAATATCTAATTTCTCTTTGAGTCATTGCTTGTTTTCCAGAAACTTCTTTAACAGCTAAAACATTTGTATAACATTTAATGGGCCCTGCAATCTGTACTCAGGCAAacttcccattggtttcaatgggaggtttgcctgCATAAGAACTGCAGAATGGGGCCTATGCTTTAGTTCTTTTTGGCTATAATAATGTGTCTAATTTCATCTACTACTGATTTAAGCCCTCACTGGAAACCTATGTCTATACTTGAAGCGAGTTATTAACCATTAGCTCTAGGAATGGTTTGTGGTGATATTAAAACAGGGTGTATGTTTGCATGTGGTGTTGGTGTTTGTGCTGTACCCACAAACAAAACTACATGAATGCCACTGACTGACAGCTAAATAGTTTCTTGAGTACGTTTTATGTGCTATACAAAAAGGGAATCAAGAAAAGCTTTTTGACAACTTAGCACTTATTTTTTCATCCCATGATTTGGAGGGTGGAGGAAAACAGGAAGGGATGTATTTAATCTTGGCATATATAAGTACTGTACTCAAAAAGATAACAGGTATTTCTTATCAAATCTTAATTTAAGCAAAAGTTGGCTCAGTTCCAATTCAAAGATTCTTAGCCAAGGAAATAGAGTATTTAACtgtgctttattttttatttacatgaATCCACACATGGATTCTCTGCACAGCTGATGAGAATAAaatggtttcaaaacaaaacacaaaatagtTCAAGGGTAGTTTGCAGCAGTGCAAACTATACACTGTAGCTTTATCATCAGTACAATGAACACAATTTGCCCTAGGAGTTTATAATAGACTTCCATTAGGTGCCAAAGTTCAGACATGTCTCAAGTCATTTCACTTAGGGGATTTATTTGATAATAGAGGAAATGATATATGGAACACTTGTCCTGAAATACATACATGAGCACTTATAAGGAAACCCTTTTGAAGTTGATTACATGTACAGTATGTGACATTTTCCTCTAAACATTCTTGACAGGGTTTTctaattcattctctctctccggTCTGACTCTTGCTTCTGAACGGGATAGAAACGTCAAGTCTTGTCAGCTGCCTTTTAACCctttgacacctcccccccccactgtacAGCTTGAAGTGTTCCTGCCATAAAATATCTGATACAGATCAGTTAACTAAATGTCTACAGAGAGTAAGTAACATAGCTACATGTGTAGGCTATTGATCTAGATCACTTTTGTGGTTTCTTTTCTAGACTTAGCTTACAGTACAGTGATATCTATGTTGATGATTACTGTAGGGATAAGGGGGTCATTTCCTGAGCAAAATATCTCCAATCAGATTGATGGCAATCTACAAAATGCTTCTGTCTCTAGGTCAGTTATTTGGCTCCAACTGATGAAATTATTACAAAGTGGCACAAGtccaaagaaaatatttctatatttaatttttattatattcCCGTCTACCATATCTCTCTCTTGAGCTCTATCAATACCTGTACTGGATCTACACCAATACAGACATATTGACATTCCAGTATATAATCTACACTTGTTAggttaaaataacctctctcgtttaaaaaaaacctctctcatTTGTCTGTCGTGGTGTGAGTAGATCTACATCCAATCATCCCTATGTCTGGCTGTTTATATACACTTCGGCTCCTCAGGTTAAAGCACACTTTTTTCCTTATAAGTGTCTTATAAAGTCAGGGAGAATTGAAAAGTGCTGTAAATCCCTTGTAATTAATTAAAGTGGGTGAGCCTATAAACTGTTCTTTATCTATTGCTTAACCAAAACTGATTGTGAAATACCTGGTCCAGGTAATTCTGAAGCCACTCCGGTAAAGAACTCCAGCAGGTAACAGAAAAATCCAATTGCTAGAGCGCTTGGAACATACAGGGAGCCCCGTTGCAAGCTGTAACATTACGATAGCTGTATACACAGACCGATTTCTcacacctccttcccccctccccagtaatCAGAGTCAGAAAGAAACTTACAGTCTGCGGCTGGTCCCCTCTAGTGATCTCCCATAACAGGGGACAGAATAACTCAGCAGGAAGACTGCGAAACTCCAATGCTGGAACAGTTTAGTGACCATTGTATCCTCTCGGTCTTGGAACCTGCAACGAAAGGAAAATGAGTCCAGTGATACATACTCCGGCTTCTTTCTAAAATAGCAGCTGCTGAGGACTACACCATCTCCTCCGAAGtcgcaaaagaaaaacaaactttcttGACTCTCGGCAGCGCTCACTTCTTAGAGATCAGCTGCTCCACTTTGTGAGCgcgctctctctccctctctccaaaaATAATCAGAGGCAATTCCTCTCTTCAATACTAATAAAAATGAACTGGTTTGTATATGAATCGGGCTAAGGAGTGTGTTTACATGTCTCCCATAGCAATGTTTAATTAATCTGGCAAGCTGCTATCTCAGGGGTTTGTGTTACAGGGCAAACCCTCTTTTCAGAGAGGGGGGAAAATTCCTCAACTcatctattttttttcccaaaccaAGAGTATTTTCTTCTCTGTACAGATGGGGAGAGCGAGAAAGAGACCGACTTGTATATACATCCAGCTATTATACCTCTTCTAAAGCCAGGTTCAGGTCTTGCTGCTTCCGGAAAGTTTGGGTCCACACTGAGAAAAGGAACCTGAACTCAGGCAAAGTGTGTGTTGTCTATCtggaaagccagagaggtctaataggagcagaagcagcaggGAAGGCTTAGAGGCTGGAAAGCATGCTTGGCTGTGCAggttggagcagagctggagctgaGCTGGGCTTGGAATGTTCACACGCTCTGGAGGCAGCCGCTGGGAAACCTGCTGGAGGAGTCAGTGACTGCAAAGAGATGGCGCCCTAGGAACATGTGCAGAGGGCGCCCAGTACGGGATAccaacagccaaaaaaaaaaaaaaaaaaaaaaaaaaagagagagagagggagatttcAACCCTCCCCGAGATCGGGATCAAGAGAAGAAAACACCAGACCACACAACACACACGCCAACCCAGTCCACTCACATTGCCTGAAGCAGAGTtggtttctctccctttttcaCCACTGGACCAGCAGCGTGTCTCCCCTACTGCAGCACGCTGCAAAGGAGGTGTCTCCCTCAGTGGGTCACTTCCAGATCAAAACCAGCCGCCTCGCTTGAGATTAACGGTGCCTTTCCTCTCACAACCTACCGTCGTTTACTGCCGTCCACCTATTCCCTGGAGGGCTGGTTCCTAACAACTGTAAGTGTAGGCTAGCAAAGGGGACACACACTCGCTCTGTGGCCGCGGAAGCTGCTGgccagggggggaaaaaatcgtGGAGCGTTTCTCCTCTCCTTTCTCAGCGAATAGCCCAACTTGGGCGTTGAAGGCACCTGAGTCACTGTGCCTTGAAGTGAGAGGCTCAAAGCCCCGCGGTGCGACCTTCATTTGTGAGACACAGCTTTGGTTTGGAGCAGTAGTTGTGGCTCCTTTCCTTGCTCCTCAGCACAGCTGTGAACAGCTGGCGCCCGTCCAGAACCCCTCGTACATACTTTCTAACCCGTTGCCAGCTGACGGGTTTATACCCTTGGTGGCCTAGCTGCTCTTTCTTCCAGCCAGGGAGTTCCAAAAACTGGTTAGAAAAAAGTCACCTGGGAGAACTGTCTCACACGCTGTCACTTCAATCAGACATCACCCCAGCTGAGTGAACAACAGAATTTTCCATCACAAGGAAACACTTATGTAAAACCAAAGGTAACACAATCCATCCCTTTATACAGCCGAGTTGCGCAAGAAACTACCCCGGGCTATTATAAAGTAATCGATACTACAGTGACTATTTatagaaaaatctgtttttcttaatgttgtaaataaaataatttgtatcTGACACAGTTATCTTCTGAGGAACTTTATAGCATGCCAGGATTATCTCTCGCTGTCTTACTCCGCCTTTTAACATAACGGGGGCGTTATGCTGGCGAAATAAACATTTGGGGTATATGATCCGAATTTAAGTAGCACCCTGATAGCGTGATGTTCTCAGATCCCCAAACCACTGCAGCATGCAACTTTGTATACAGCATccagcaaaccccccccccccatctctctctagGATGGCTTCGAATTTTCATCACTTCTCAGGGTTTGTTTTTCAATGCTTCTTTAAACTTCTTCCTTGTTTAGTTTACCTTTTTCCTAAAGCCCTCGAGTTTGGAGTTTAAGGATTTCCACAAACGCATAGAACGGGCAAGTTAAACCTGCTTGCATGGTACAAGAGATACTACCGTCCCCACCACTAGGAGTCGATCCACAGAAGTGTCATTAGTTCAAGTCACTGATTTATTATATTATACATTCTTTCCAAGCTGCTTCACAAGCTTTAACGTAAtattaagatatttttaaaatataaaaatacctTTTCTATAGCAAATTAAATTACAAATAGACCATTTTATACCTGCAggttgttttacatttaaaacgATATTTGCTTCCATAATAAAACAGCTCAACTACTTAGCCAAGTTTCATACCACACGAGCAAATAAAACCGAAAATGAAAAGGGCTGAAATTGAAATCATGCTGGAAACATTAAATGGCTTATGCTGTAAATAGTCACTATACACTTGGTAGGctataaattaaaatgtataattaatAGGCTACTTTGATTTACATTGCCCTTTCCACTAATTAAACAATAATTGTGACCCACCTCAAATCCCcactcccaaacacacacaagtcTACTGCTGGTGTTAATGGCAAAACATCTATCAAATATTTTTAGAATTTCCTCTCccccacaaattaaaaaaaaaaatcctcgtACAGACTCAGGAAAAATAAATAGCCTTTATAAACTTGGAATACTGAAGTTTCCTCACAATTTATTACTTCACCTTTTCCTTGAGTTACAGTCTTCTGTGCCTTTCAGAGATCACCCTGGCCAAAAAGAGGTTGATCTTCTTAGCAATCGCTTCCACAACTagtttctatcttttttttttttaaagtgaaataaatCAAAAATGcaactgacttaaaaaaaatcccgCCCTAGGAGCTTTTATTCTGCACCTAACATACTAAAGTAAAACGAAGGATTTTAAAAGCAGGTGCTTCCTTCCCTTGTTGCTCTTGTTATTATCAAGGAACAGGAGCTTCTCCTCttaatatatatagagagagacccTTTTCCCGTACTTGAAAAGAATAACTCGTGACATCATAGCCTACCTTCCCATTTACTGAGTAATCATCCCTGCTTCAATAGGGCTGGAAATACATGACTTAAATCCTAGGGCTCCTAAAGTTTTGTTAATGCTCAAAGAAGGGAGAAGTGCCAAGAAGGCTTGGTCTTTAGCAAGGCAGGCACGCACTCAGCACCTTTTAGCCCATAGCAGGACTGGGAGTCGATGACTCGATGGTATCTGTTCTACAGCACCTGGTATGGTACTGGCTGAGTTATGTGCCACCTACACGAATGCCTAGCCCGTGAGCAAATTCTAACCTCCCCCAGTATCGTCCCATCCCAAGTCTCAGCCCTGTCTTGCAACAACGCTGAGAGG
Coding sequences within it:
- the PTHLH gene encoding parathyroid hormone-related protein isoform X2; amino-acid sequence: MFQDREDTMVTKLFQHWSFAVFLLSYSVPCYGRSLEGTSRRLKRAVSEHQLLHDKGKSIQDLRRRIFLQNLIEGVNTAEIRATSEVSPNPKPPTNTKNYPVRCGSEDEGKYLTQETNKAQTYKEQPLKTSGKKKKPKPGKRKEQEKKKRRTRSAWPNSRGSGNGNEGVPLLDISGTTHDHNLRRR
- the PTHLH gene encoding parathyroid hormone-related protein isoform X4, which produces MVTKLFQHWSFAVFLLSYSVPCYGRSLEGTSRRLKRAVSEHQLLHDKGKSIQDLRRRIFLQNLIEGVNTAEIRATSEVSPNPKPPTNTKNYPVRCGSEDEGKYLTQETNKAQTYKEQPLKTSGKKKKPKPGKRKEQEKKKRRTRSAWPNSRGSGNGNEGVPLLDISGTTHDHNLRRR
- the PTHLH gene encoding parathyroid hormone-related protein isoform X3; protein product: MGRFQDREDTMVTKLFQHWSFAVFLLSYSVPCYGRSLEGTSRRLKRAVSEHQLLHDKGKSIQDLRRRIFLQNLIEGVNTAEIRATSEVSPNPKPPTNTKNYPVRCGSEDEGKYLTQETNKAQTYKEQPLKTSGKKKKPKPGKRKEQEKKKRRTRSAWPNSRGSGNGNEGVPLLDISGTTHDHNLR
- the PTHLH gene encoding parathyroid hormone-related protein isoform X1, which translates into the protein MGRFQDREDTMVTKLFQHWSFAVFLLSYSVPCYGRSLEGTSRRLKRAVSEHQLLHDKGKSIQDLRRRIFLQNLIEGVNTAEIRATSEVSPNPKPPTNTKNYPVRCGSEDEGKYLTQETNKAQTYKEQPLKTSGKKKKPKPGKRKEQEKKKRRTRSAWPNSRGSGNGNEGVPLLDISGTTHDHNLRRR